The window TCTCAGTTCTTATGAACTTCTGTCCAGCGCAGCTTGAGCATTGTTTTGTGATAGTCTTACCACTACCTCCGCATGAATGGCAAGCTCTTTTGATTGCCAAAAACCCCTGAGTGTATGTAAGCTCACCTCTGCCGCCGCACTCAATACATGTAGCTTCGCCCCCTGGAGCTGCGCCTGATCCCCCGCAATCGGCGCATAGAACATGTCTAGGTATTACGATTTCTTTTTCAGTTCCTTCAATAGCTTCTTCAAATGTTATCTCAAGATTGTACCGTAGATCGCTGCCTCTCTGAGCCCTTGTTCTTGTGCCTGCGTTAAATACTTCTTCAAACAGATTTCCAAATATGTCATTAAAACCTGCGTCAAAATTTTGGTCAGAGAACATACTCTCTGATGACATGTGGCCAAAGCTGTCATATCGGGCCCTTTTATCAGGGTCACTTAGTATCTGATAGGCTTCGTTAATTTCTTTAAATTTTTCCTCGGCGTCTGTGTCTCCGGGATTTCTGTCAGGGTGGTATTCAAACGCTAGTCTCTTGTATGAGCGTTTAATTTCTTCGTGGTCTGCATTTCTTTCTATCTCTAGAACTTCATAATAATCAATGGATGTCATAAATCGTTCCTAGCTAAAATTGTTTAACTGTTTTTATCTTTTGCTACAACAACTAGTGCGGGCCTTAAAAGACGCTCTTTGAGCGTATATCCTGGGAGCATTTCCAAAAGAACTAACCCGGGGGCTATCTCATCAGATTCAGCTTGTTCAATAGCCTGATGAAGCATAGGGTCAAACTCACTTCCTTTAGAAGCATCAATAGCCTGTACGCCAAATTTCTCTAATGTATTTAAAAACTGTTTTTGGACTAATTTTACGCCGTCAATCACTGGTTTGGCATCTTTTTGATGCTCAGTGTGATCAAGTGCTCTCTGAAGATTATCAAGCACATTTAGCATCTCTTTTATGATCTCTTCATTACCATAAGCTATGCTATCTTCTCTTTCCTTGGACATTCTTCTCTTATAGTTATCAAAATCAGCCGCGAGACGCAGATACTGTTTGTTCAATTCCTCAAATTGGTTTTCTTCTTCATTGTTATCCGCAGATTCGTTTTCAATTTCT is drawn from Thermodesulfobacteriota bacterium and contains these coding sequences:
- the dnaJ gene encoding molecular chaperone DnaJ gives rise to the protein MTSIDYYEVLEIERNADHEEIKRSYKRLAFEYHPDRNPGDTDAEEKFKEINEAYQILSDPDKRARYDSFGHMSSESMFSDQNFDAGFNDIFGNLFEEVFNAGTRTRAQRGSDLRYNLEITFEEAIEGTEKEIVIPRHVLCADCGGSGAAPGGEATCIECGGRGELTYTQGFLAIKRACHSCGGSGKTITKQCSSCAGQKFIRTENDVKVKVPPGITDQSRLRIRGEGEVGLYGGPEGDLYIEIYVQEHPLFKREAENLFCQVPISFVKAALGAEVEIPTTNGKSTIKIPPGTQSGQTFRLKGKGAPRLDGRGVGDLYIETNVEIPVKLSKKQKEILEQFSEACEEENDPLSKKFFDKLNQLFS
- the grpE gene encoding nucleotide exchange factor GrpE, with the protein product MNTENKDQKVQDTEPLTEEENAAELEASEIENESADNNEEENQFEELNKQYLRLAADFDNYKRRMSKEREDSIAYGNEEIIKEMLNVLDNLQRALDHTEHQKDAKPVIDGVKLVQKQFLNTLEKFGVQAIDASKGSEFDPMLHQAIEQAESDEIAPGLVLLEMLPGYTLKERLLRPALVVVAKDKNS